One window of Cygnus atratus isolate AKBS03 ecotype Queensland, Australia chromosome 17, CAtr_DNAZoo_HiC_assembly, whole genome shotgun sequence genomic DNA carries:
- the PIK3IP1 gene encoding phosphoinositide-3-kinase-interacting protein 1: MAILLPEAKHGSCCDSPPAAPALLTAAGLGAASPRSRSSADGAVRVPGSRPSLGGLPFPSGCSPPRLGAGSRPVAAALGPGGGCEAGGEKGRGGGGSGARRLFTGEGRAGAGLAEHSRGCSSLSAPRMLRGAPRLGAVLLGSLLLLASARGAEECLRGDGASYRGSRSVASGGAPCLNWGLAVRSGPGAELPAAAEDHNSCRNPNGAAAPWCYVRGADGVPERRPCDIAPCPDATATTVPVPTAEVNISQEVNQVFEPADTLPSRSEAAAVQPVIGISQRVQMNSREKKDLGTLGYVLGLIMMVIIIAIGAGIVLGYIYKRGKDLKEKHEQKVYEREMQRITLPLSAFTNPACELVDENTIVVHTNQTPVEETHDGSGPLMGQAGTPGA; encoded by the exons ATGGCCATTTTACTCCCCGAAGCCAAGCACGGGTCGTGCTGCGACTCTCCCCCTGCGGCCCCAGCCCTTCTCACGgctgcggggctcggggccgctTCCCCGCGGTCCCGGAGCTCTGCGGACGGGGCTGTCCGGGTGCCCGGCTCCCGGCCGTCCCTTGGcggcctccccttcccctccgggTGCTCCCCACCGCGGCTGGGAGCCGGCAGCCGCCCGGTGGCGGCAGCGTTAGGACCCGGCGGCGGCTGCGAGGcgggaggggagaagggaagaggagggggggggagcggAGCCCGGCGGTTGTTTACCGGGGAGGGGAGAGCCGGGGCAGGTCTCGCCGAGCacagccggggctgctcctcgcTCTCCGCGCCGAGGATGCTGCGCGGGGCCCCGCGGCTCGGCGCGGTGCTGCTgggctcgctgctgctgctggcctccgCCCGGGGAGCAGAGG agTGCCTCCGCGGCGACGGCGCGTCCTACCGCGGGAGCCGGAGCGTGGCCTCCGGAGGAGCCCCGTGCCTCAACTGGGGGCTGGCGGTGCGGAGCGGGCCCGGCGCCGAGCTCCCGGCAG CCGCCGAGGATCACAACAGCTGCAGAAACCCCAACGGTGCCGCCGCACCCTGGTGCTACGTCCGAGGTGCCGATGGGGTCCCCGAGAGGAGACCCTGCGACATCGCCCCGTGCCCAG ATGCTACTGCTACCACAGTTCCGGTCCCCACAGCAGAAGTTAATATTTCTCAGGAGGTCAACCAGGTGTTTGAACCAGCTGATACCTTGCCCTCCCGGAGTGAGGCAGCCGCTGTGCAGCCAGTCATTGGGATAAGTCAGAGAGTGCAGATGAActccagagaaaagaaagacttaGGGACACTAG GGTATGTGCTGGGGCTGATCATGATGGTGATAATCATTGCCATTGGAGCTGGCATTGTCCTGGGATATATCTATAAGAG GGGAAAAGACCTGAAGGAAAAGCATGAGCAGAAAGTTTATGAGCGTGAAATGCAGCGCATCACACTGCCACTCTCAGCGTTCACCAATCCTGCCTGTGAGCTTGTAGATGAGAACACAATTGTGGTGCACACTAACCAGACACCTGTGGAGGAAACGCACGATGGTAGTGGCCCACTCATGGGGCAGGCAGGTACCCCCGGTGCCTGA